The genomic stretch CACGCCGCCGCCTGAGCGTGATCGCGAAGCGCTCCAGGCGGTGCGTGAACAAGCACGTCATGGAGCGCTGCCCCGGCGGGGGCGGTGCCGCCGCGGCGCAGGTCCCTTTCGGCACTCTCCAGCAGCAGTTCGTGGACGCAGGCGGCGTAAGGGTATCGGCGGGCGAGGCGGGCGATGGCTGCGGCGTCGCCGCCGTGGCGAAGGTCTTCCACGTGTCGCAACGCCGCTTTGTCCTGCGACTCGCGCAGCGGCGTCACGAACTCGGCGGGCAGCCTCGCCAGCAACTCGTCCATCGCCAGCGTGCATGCGAGGTAGTGCGAGGGCGATTTGTCGAAGGCATAACCCGACGCGGTGCCCAGATCGAGAATCTTCTGGATATCCTCCGGCCGCAGGAGCTCCTTGGTGGCGGGGCTGTCACTACGGAACAGGGCCTCACATCGCGTCCGCAGCTCGAAGTCGCGCGGGAGCGGGTCGAGCTTTCCGCAGGGGGTCATCTCGGCGTCGACGGGCAACTGCCGCCCTCGCTTGCCGCCCAGGCCCAGCAGCGCCGCACAGGCGATCAGCACCAGCAATGTTCGTCGGGTGATCATGGATGGACCCCACGGGCCCATCTGTTGAACACGCATTTCGCGTGGTGACGCCGGAATCGTCTGAACTATTTGCGCCGGCCGAGCATGGCCAAGACAAACGCTGGGTATGCGGGCCGCGGCGCATAAAAAGACCGCCGCGATCTGCGAGAACGCGGCGGTCGGGTGAAGCGGCTGCACTCATTACAAAATCGTTATCTCCTGCGGCGGATCAGGGCCGCCAGGCCGCCCAGCACCAGCAGGCTCATCGTCGCCGGCTCGGGGATCACCGTCAGCAGGATGTCCTGGCCTGATTCGCTCATGCTCAGGGTGCCATCGAAGCTGCCGATCTTCCCGCTTAGATTCGTCCCCAGCGTGCCGCTGATGGCAGCGCCGGTATCAAAGAGCGTGTAGGTGCGCGGCCCGGTGACCGTGCCGGTGAAGACGAAGTCGTCCCAGTTCAGCAGGCCGCTGCCGATGGTCAGCACGTTCGTGCCGGTCAGGGTGACCATGTCGCCCAGGTCGAAGAGCAGTGACCCGGCCGCGCCGCCCAGGGCGCCGGAGATATTCAGGCTGTCGTCGATGGTCAACGTTCCGGCGGAGGCGCCGGGCGAGAGCTTGCCGCCGCTGAGGATGGTCGTGGCCCCGCCGATAATCCCGCTGCCGCCCAGGGTGGCGCCGGAGTTAACGGTGACGACGCCGACAGCCCCGCTGGAGTCGCCGTTGATCAGCAGCGCGCCAAGCGTGACGGTCGTCGCGCCGGTGTAGGTATTGGTGCCGCTGAGGATCTGCGTGCCGCTTCCGATCTTCGTCAGGCCTAGTTTGCCGGTCTGCCCAGCCGTAGCGATGATGTTGCCCGAGAAGTTCCCGTCGGCATCGCCGTAGCCCACCGTCAGCCCAGGGGCGCCGTCTCTGCCGGTTGCGTTACCGGTAATCGTGCCACTGCCATACAGGCCGTTGATGTTCTGGTCTTTTGCGTAGACGTTCAGGCCCATATCCAGGGTGCCATCGACTGTCAGGTCGCCCTTCTGAGAACCGAAGGTGGTGACGCGGTAACGAAAACCAGTCACGGTGGCGCCGGCGCTGATGATCGTGTCGCCGCTGTAGACAACGGCTTCGTTTTCATCAATCCACCCGTTGCCGCCATAGTTTGACTGGATGTCGATCTTGCCTGACGCGTAGGTCAGAGAATAGGCGCTATTGCCCTGGATCATTGTGGCGGGAGCCAATACCAGGTAGTTTCCACCCTCAATGAACGAACTGCCTGTGAGGGTGACTGTCCCTGTGAACGTGCTGGCCGCACTGGCGTATCCTGCCAGCGTCCCGCCGTTAAGTGTCAGGGCGGTAACTACGGCGCTGCCAGTCATGCTCAGCTTGCCGCCGGCGTTGATCTGCAGGGAGCTGCCCGCGAACGTCCCGGCGCCGCTGATCGTGGCGCCGCTATCAACAAAGTAATTGTTGCCGGCAGACGGCGTAAACGTGCCGCTGACCCAACTGCTGCCGTTGTAGTACTCCCACGTGCCCGAGCCCGTGAGGCTCGCGGTTCCCGAGCGGAGGTAATAATCTGCGGCACTGGCGGCCGGAACAAAGCCCGCTATCGCCACAACCGCTAACGCCGTCATCAACGTCCACTTCATAAGACACTCTTCCTTTCTTGACTGGATTGGACCCGCCCGTGGGAGCCGATGCTCCCGTTGCGCCCTGATACCCTGTCACTGTATCACGGGTCTGAAAATGTACAATCCACATATTCATCATTAAAACCGTGGATATTCTGTAACAAACCTTTACGGCAGAGATGGCCGATAGTAGAATGTCTATTCGCGTTCAAGAACACCTCGGAGTATTCAGGAGAACGGACAATGTCTCACGAAAAAGACATCACACGCACCCCCGGCCGGCGGGTCCTGGTGCTGCTGAACTGGTCCAGACCCCAGATCACCCGGGGGACTATGGAATACGCCCGCCAGGCCGGATGGTGGATTGAATCGCCCTTTGTCGTCTGGTGGGGCACCCCGCCCGAGGCCGTGATTCCCTCGCCGGACAACCCGGTCGATGGCATGTTGACGCTGCTGTTCAACATGCCTGCGAGCCTTGCGGAGTTGATGCGGCGTGCAAAGGTCCCGACGGTCAGCCTGTCGCCGGTGCATCTTCCGCGCGTGCTGACGGTCTTGCCTGATGACGACGCCATTGGACGGTTGGGCGCCGCCGCGCTGGTCGAGCGAGGGTTCCGCCACGTGGCCTTTGCCGCCGCGATGGAGCGTCTGCTGGCCAAGGAACGCTACAGGGGGTTCTGCCGGGCTGCCCGCCAGGGCGGAGCTGTGCCGATAGTCCTGGAAATGCATTCGCACTCGGCCGACAATCTTGCCGATCTGGGCCGCCGGCTTATCCAACTGCCCAAGCCGCTGGGAATCATGGGTTTTGGCGACAGTGACGCCGCCTACGTCATGCGAGCGTGCCGGTTGGTCGGCCTGGCGGTTCCCGAGCAGGTGGCGGTGATCGGGGCCGGAAACGATGAGATGAGCTGCGAACTGGCGCCGGTGCCGATATCGAGCGTCCGATTGGATGACTATCGCCACGGGTACGAATCGGCAAAAGTGCTGGACGACCTGATGAGCGGCCGGGCGGCGCCAAAGGGACCATTGCTGATCGAGCCGCTGGGCGTGGTGCATCGCCAGAGTACGGACATCCTGGCTGTCCCCGACGTGACCGTCGCCAAGGCGCTGAGGTACATCTGGCAGAACATCACCAACTCGCGACTGTCGGTGACGGAGGTGGCCGCCTTCGCCGGCATTTCCGTTTCATCCTTGAACAACGCTTTCAAGCAGCACTTGGGGACGCCCATCGGCTGGCAGATACGCCACAAACGCCTGACCGCTGCCATGGATCTGCTGGGCAACAGCCGCCGCAAGGTCAAGGAGATCGCCACGCTGTGCGGCTATCGCGACGAAGAGCACCTGCGCTCGACGCTGCGCGGACGCACGGGCCTGTCCCCCCGCGCCTGGCGAAAGCAGAATCCCGGAGGCGATGGCGGCTAGGCGATCTGCGGGCTCAGATTGCCGGCATGATGTTGCCGCCGCAGACGGGGATATAGGCGCCGGTGATGTAGGATGCCAGGTCGCTGGCAACGAAGGCCACCACGTTGGCGATCTCCTGGTCGCTCCCCCGGCGGCGCAGGGGCAGCGTGTCGCGGTAGGCCTGCGGCGAGCCATCGGCCTGGTCTTCGCTGATCGTCCAGCCGGGGGCGATCTCATTGACGGTGATGCCATGCTGGCCCACCTCGCGCGCCAGCACGCGCAGCACGCCGTCCATCCCGCGCTTGGCTGAGGCGTAAGCGCCTTGGCCGGCGGCGCACTGCATGGCACACTCGGTGTTGATCCCGATCACGCGGCCCCACTTGCGGGCGACCATCCCGGGTACGAACGCCTGGGCCATCAGCACGTTGTGCATCACACAGGAGCGGAACTGGCTTTCGAAGTCGGCCGAGGGCTGATCGAGGATGCTCTTCCAGGGGTACTGGATCACCGCATTGTTGACGATGATGTCGGCCGAGGCGAGCTCGGCGGCCACTCGATCGCGCAATGCATTGATGGCATCGGCGGCTGTCACGTCCACTTGTACCACGATGCTGCGGCGGCCCATGGCCTGGACCTGCGCGGCGAGTTCGTCGGCTTTGGAACGGTTGTTGAGATAGCAGACCGCCACATCCGCCCCGGCGCGGGCGAGTGTCCGCACCATGGCGCGGCCGAGCTGTCCGCTGGCGCCGGTGACGACGGCTGTATGGCCTGAGAGATCAATCGGGATCATGGGCTGTTCCTTTGGAGTGCGGCAGCCTTAGCTGCCGCTTTAAGAGTTTTGGGGTGCGCACCAGGGTTGGAATATGGTGATGAATCAGCATTGCCTGTGGACTGCAATTTCATGGCGTCTTGAGGATATTCGAACAACTTCCAAAGCGGCAGCTAAGGCTGCCGCAGTCCATATTGGCACACTCCATATTAATGTTCCTGTACGCGGTCGAGCAGTTCCTTGGCCTTGAGGACCCGTACGCTGTGGGACTGCAGGACGCTGATGGCCGCGTCGGGGTCTTCGAACCGCATGACGAGCACCGCGTTTCCGGCGATGCGCGAGCAGAATGCATAGAGATACTCGATGTTGATCGAGGCCTGGCCGAGCATCGTCGTGATGGCTGTCAGTGAGCCCGGGCGGTCGGACATATCCACGGCGATTACCTGCGCGAGATTCACGACGTATCCCGCCGCTTCGAGGGCGGCCTTGGCCGTGTCGGGGTCGGGCACGATCATCCGCAGGATGCCGAACTGGGCGGTGTCCGCCAGGCAGACCGACAGCAGGTTGACGCCCGCCTGAGAGAGCGCCTTGCACGGCCGGCTCAACTCGCCGGGCTTGTTTTCGAGAAAGACCGAAAGCTGCATGACTTTCATGGCATCACCTTTCAGGCTGGCAATTGACGGTTGTCGAAAACGCGTTTGGCCTTGCCTTCGCTTCGCTGGATGGAATGCGGTTCGACCAGCCGTACGCCGACGCGCAGGCCGAGCGCGCTCTCGATGGAACGGTCGATGCGCGCGGCGAGTTCTTCCACCGCCCGCACCTCGTCGCTGAACAGGTCGCCGGTGAGCTCGACATTCACCTGCATCTGGTCCAACCCGCCCTCGCGGGTGAGGTGGATCTGGTAGTGCAGCAGCGAGGGCGACACCGCCAGCAGCGCCGCCTCGATCTGCGAGGGAAAGACGTTCACGCCGCGGATGATGATCATGTCGTCGCTGCGCCGGCCGATGCGGCGTATGCGACGGATCGTGCGCCCACAGAGGCAGGGCTGAGGGATGATCGCCGTGATATCGCGCGTGCGGTAGCGGATCATCGGCATGGCCTGCTTGCTCAGCGTCGTCAGCACCAGTTCGCCCTCGGCGCCGTCCGGCAGCGGCTGGCACGTTTGCGGGTCAACGATCTCGGGATAGAAGTGGTCCTCGAAAATGTGCAGCCCGTTCTGGCAGGGGCACTCGATGCCCACGCCCGGGCCGACGATCTCGGAGAGGCCGTAGATGTCGTACGCCTTGATACCGCCGGTGAGCTCGATCTGGCGGCGCATCGCGTCGGACCAGGGCTCGGCGCCGAAGATGCCCGTGCGCAGGGGCAAATTACGAACGTCTATCCCCATTGCCGCCGCCCGCTCGACCAGGTGTACGAAGTAGCTGGGCGTGCAGCAGATCGCCGTCACGCCGAAGTCCTTCATCAGCATGATCTGACGCTCGGTGTTGCCGCCGGACATGGGGATCACCGTCGCCCCCAACGCCTCGGCGCCGTAGTGCAGACCCAGCCCGCCGGTGAACAGGCCGTAACCGTAACTGTTCTGCACGATATCGCCGCGATGGCAGCCGCACGCCGCCAGAGTCCGAGCGATGACGCTCGTCCAGACATTCACGTCTTCCTGCGTATAGGCCACGACGATGGGCTTACCCGTCGTGCCGCTGGAGGCGTGCAGGCGCACGATATCCTCCATCGCACTGGCGAAGAGACCGAAGGGATACGTGTCGCGCAGGTCCGCCTTGACCGAGAAGGGCAGGTGGGCGATGTCTTCTATCCGCGCGATGCTGTGGGGCGTGAGACCGCGCTCCTGCATCCGCTGGTGGAACAGCGGCACGCGGTCGTACGCCCGCCGAACGATCGCCTGGAGGCGCGAAAACTGAAGCTGCCGCAATTCCTCCGCCGGCAGGTAGTCCGGCACGCTGATGTTCTCATTGCCTCGAATCATGAATCATCCTCTGATCGTGTCGCGGGCGTCTCGCCCGCGCGTAGCGAGGGCATCTTGCCCTCGCCTCCCGGTCAGTCGTATATTTCACGCTACGCGGGCGAGACGCCCGCGGCACGCGCGGACGAGACGTTCGCGACACGTCATACTCGCCGGCCGGCTTCGAACGCCCGCAGGTTTTCTTCATGAGACTTCGCCGGCAGCAGCGCCTCGATGGCCGCGTGCCAACTCTTGCGCGGGATCTCCAGCGCCGAGCTCAAGGCCCCGAGCACGGCCACGTTCAGGCACCGCGGGGGCATGCCCTTGATGTCGATCTCGGCGCCCATGATCAACTGGCCGCCGGCCTTGAGGCACGGGCGCGCCGCTTCGAGCTGGTCGACGGCCATCAGGACCAGGATGTCCGCCTCGCCGGCGGGGATCATCGGGCTGAGCACCTGCTCGCCGAATCGCACGTCGCTTGCAACGAACCCGCCGCGCTGGCTCATCCCGTGAATCTCGCTCTTCTTGACGTCGAACCCGGCGTCGAAGGCAGCCTGAGCCAGGATGTCCGAGGCCTTGATCACGCCTTGGCCGCCCAGGCCCGCAAGCACGACGTTCGTCACTGCGGCCGTCATGGCTGCACCGCCTTTGCCGCCGCGTTGTCGGCCGACCACTGCTCGATCTTCTTGGCCGCCAGCAGGCAAGGTCGCCGCGCGACGATCACGGAAAGCTCGTCGCCGGCCAGGCACTGCCGCAGCACGTCCTCGAGCCGCTGAGGATCCTTGATCGGGTCGATCACGTGAACCTGCTTCACACCCAGACTGCGGGCGAGGTCTTCGTACACGACGCGGCCGGTGGCTTTGTGGTCGAGTGTTCGCCCCGTGCCGGGGTGCTCCTGGAGACCGGTCATCGCCGTGATGCCGTTATCGAGAATGATCAGCACGTGGCCGCTCGCCGGTGGATTGTAGATCATCTCCACCAGGCCGGTTATTCCGCTGTGTACAAACGTGCTGTCGCCGATGACGCTGACGATGCGCTTGGCTTGGTGGGCAGGCAGCACGTGTCGCATCCCAAGCCCCACGCCGATGGCCGCGCCCATGCAGATCATGCTGTCCATTGCCTCCAGCGGAGGCAGGGCGGCCAGCGTGTAACAGCCGATGTCGCCGCTGACGAGGCAGTCGAGCTTCTTGAGCGTCTCGAAGACCGTGCGGTGCGGGCAGCCTTTGCAGAGTTCGGGCGGTTTACCCTTGGCCGGCTGCGGCTCGGGCGAGTTGTCGCCGGCCAGGATCCGCCGCACGCGTGGGACGTTGAGCTCGCCGAAGCGGTACATCTCGCTCTTGGCTTCGATGGCGATACCGGCTGCGAGGATCGCGTCGGCCAGAACCGGGTCGCCTTCCTCGATCACCACGCAGCGATCGACCGAGGCGGCGAAATCGCGGATCATTTTCATCGGCAGGGGATGGGTCATGGCGATCTTGAGGATCGACGCCTGCGGCGCCGCCTCGCGGGCGTGCATGAAGCTGATGCCCGAGGTGATGATGCCCAGCGATGTCTCGCCGACGACGCGGCGGTTCAGCGGTGAGGTTTCGTTCCAGGCGTCGATCTCGACGAGTTTGGCCCGCAGCCGCCGATGCGCCGGACGTGCATGCAGCGGGATCATCACTCGCGAGCGATAGTCGCGCTCGTATGTGGGCGGCTGGGGCGCGATCCGTGCGCCGGGGCGCACGACAGTCTTGGAATGGCAGACACGCGTCGTCAGGCGCAGGATCACCGGCAGGCGCCATCGCTCGGAGACCTCGGCGGCCGCGAAGAGAAAGTCGTACGCTTCCTGCGAATCGGCCGGCTCAAGCATCGGCACGCCCGCGGCGACGGCGTAGCGGCGGTTGTCCTGCTCGTTCTGGCTGGACCACATGCCCGGGTCGTCCGCCGAGACGACTACCAGCGCCCCGCTGACCCCGGTGTAGGCGGCCGTGAAAAGCACGTCGGCGGCCACATTGAGCCCGACATGCTTCATGGTCGCCAGCGACCGAGCCCCGCAATAGGCGCTGCCGAGGACGACTTCCAAGGCCACCTTCTCATTCGGCGACCACTGTGCCTTGCCGCCCAGTTCAGCGAATCGCTCGAGGATTTCAGTCGAAGGCGTTCCGGGATAGCCCGCTCCCAGCGCAAAGCCGCTGTCGCAAGCCGCCAGGGCGATCGCCTCGTTGCCGCTGAGCAATAACCGTTCCGCATCGGCCATCGTTCGCCACTTCCGTCAAAAGAAAAGCCCGCTGACATCGCGGGATCCGTTCTCAAGACATAGCGGATTGGCAGACAAAAATCAACGTGACTGAGGCGGAATCAGGGTAATCGCATCTAAATAGTCGGGGGCGCAACATGGGGCGGCATAAAACAACAACGCCGCCTCGATGCGACGGATGCCTTGCAGCGACGCGCACGGACAGGATTCGTTGCCGCTGGGCGATGAAGACCCCGTATACTGCTCCGGTTCGAGGGAGCATGAGTGTCTGCGGTTGATGCGGATAATCCGGCGCTGCGCATTGCCTTGGCGGTTTCGCCGCTGGGGCGCCCGCATGTGGAAGTTGCTGCCGAAAGCGACGCGGCGCCGGCGCTGCCGGCGGCCGTCGCCTCGCGGGTGGAGGCGGCATTTGTGGCCGGGGCTCCACAGGGACTGCTGCATTTGGCGACGGCGGAACTCCAGACACCACTGCCTGCATCGCTGAGCTATGCCCGTGATCTGGCTCGCGACTACTTGGCCTGCCTGTGCCGCGCGTCGGGGCTTGACACGTCTGCGGAACTGCCGCCGGTGGCGGCGCCGCCGGCCGAGGCGCTGGCGTTTCGGCGTCTGCAGGCCCCGCCGATGACGGGGCTGGAATATGTCTCGGGGGAGGCGTTGGCGGCGTGGTGGACGGAACTGGACGAGTTCGTGCGCGGCGAGATTCGTCTCTTCCCGGGCGGGGCGCAGGCGTACCTTCGGCAGAAGAACCCGCTGTGGCGGCTGGTGGGTCGCGTGACGTTCCACCTGGC from Planctomycetaceae bacterium encodes the following:
- a CDS encoding thiamine pyrophosphate-dependent enzyme, coding for MADAERLLLSGNEAIALAACDSGFALGAGYPGTPSTEILERFAELGGKAQWSPNEKVALEVVLGSAYCGARSLATMKHVGLNVAADVLFTAAYTGVSGALVVVSADDPGMWSSQNEQDNRRYAVAAGVPMLEPADSQEAYDFLFAAAEVSERWRLPVILRLTTRVCHSKTVVRPGARIAPQPPTYERDYRSRVMIPLHARPAHRRLRAKLVEIDAWNETSPLNRRVVGETSLGIITSGISFMHAREAAPQASILKIAMTHPLPMKMIRDFAASVDRCVVIEEGDPVLADAILAAGIAIEAKSEMYRFGELNVPRVRRILAGDNSPEPQPAKGKPPELCKGCPHRTVFETLKKLDCLVSGDIGCYTLAALPPLEAMDSMICMGAAIGVGLGMRHVLPAHQAKRIVSVIGDSTFVHSGITGLVEMIYNPPASGHVLIILDNGITAMTGLQEHPGTGRTLDHKATGRVVYEDLARSLGVKQVHVIDPIKDPQRLEDVLRQCLAGDELSVIVARRPCLLAAKKIEQWSADNAAAKAVQP
- a CDS encoding 2-oxoacid:acceptor oxidoreductase family protein, translating into MTAAVTNVVLAGLGGQGVIKASDILAQAAFDAGFDVKKSEIHGMSQRGGFVASDVRFGEQVLSPMIPAGEADILVLMAVDQLEAARPCLKAGGQLIMGAEIDIKGMPPRCLNVAVLGALSSALEIPRKSWHAAIEALLPAKSHEENLRAFEAGRRV
- a CDS encoding autotransporter-associated beta strand repeat-containing protein, translating into MKWTLMTALAVVAIAGFVPAASAADYYLRSGTASLTGSGTWEYYNGSSWVSGTFTPSAGNNYFVDSGATISGAGTFAGSSLQINAGGKLSMTGSAVVTALTLNGGTLAGYASAASTFTGTVTLTGSSFIEGGNYLVLAPATMIQGNSAYSLTYASGKIDIQSNYGGNGWIDENEAVVYSGDTIISAGATVTGFRYRVTTFGSQKGDLTVDGTLDMGLNVYAKDQNINGLYGSGTITGNATGRDGAPGLTVGYGDADGNFSGNIIATAGQTGKLGLTKIGSGTQILSGTNTYTGATTVTLGALLINGDSSGAVGVVTVNSGATLGGSGIIGGATTILSGGKLSPGASAGTLTIDDSLNISGALGGAAGSLLFDLGDMVTLTGTNVLTIGSGLLNWDDFVFTGTVTGPRTYTLFDTGAAISGTLGTNLSGKIGSFDGTLSMSESGQDILLTVIPEPATMSLLVLGGLAALIRRRR
- a CDS encoding ACT domain-containing protein, encoding MKVMQLSVFLENKPGELSRPCKALSQAGVNLLSVCLADTAQFGILRMIVPDPDTAKAALEAAGYVVNLAQVIAVDMSDRPGSLTAITTMLGQASINIEYLYAFCSRIAGNAVLVMRFEDPDAAISVLQSHSVRVLKAKELLDRVQEH
- a CDS encoding phenylacetate--CoA ligase; amino-acid sequence: MIRGNENISVPDYLPAEELRQLQFSRLQAIVRRAYDRVPLFHQRMQERGLTPHSIARIEDIAHLPFSVKADLRDTYPFGLFASAMEDIVRLHASSGTTGKPIVVAYTQEDVNVWTSVIARTLAACGCHRGDIVQNSYGYGLFTGGLGLHYGAEALGATVIPMSGGNTERQIMLMKDFGVTAICCTPSYFVHLVERAAAMGIDVRNLPLRTGIFGAEPWSDAMRRQIELTGGIKAYDIYGLSEIVGPGVGIECPCQNGLHIFEDHFYPEIVDPQTCQPLPDGAEGELVLTTLSKQAMPMIRYRTRDITAIIPQPCLCGRTIRRIRRIGRRSDDMIIIRGVNVFPSQIEAALLAVSPSLLHYQIHLTREGGLDQMQVNVELTGDLFSDEVRAVEELAARIDRSIESALGLRVGVRLVEPHSIQRSEGKAKRVFDNRQLPA
- a CDS encoding SDR family oxidoreductase; the encoded protein is MIPIDLSGHTAVVTGASGQLGRAMVRTLARAGADVAVCYLNNRSKADELAAQVQAMGRRSIVVQVDVTAADAINALRDRVAAELASADIIVNNAVIQYPWKSILDQPSADFESQFRSCVMHNVLMAQAFVPGMVARKWGRVIGINTECAMQCAAGQGAYASAKRGMDGVLRVLAREVGQHGITVNEIAPGWTISEDQADGSPQAYRDTLPLRRRGSDQEIANVVAFVASDLASYITGAYIPVCGGNIMPAI
- a CDS encoding substrate-binding domain-containing protein; translation: MSHEKDITRTPGRRVLVLLNWSRPQITRGTMEYARQAGWWIESPFVVWWGTPPEAVIPSPDNPVDGMLTLLFNMPASLAELMRRAKVPTVSLSPVHLPRVLTVLPDDDAIGRLGAAALVERGFRHVAFAAAMERLLAKERYRGFCRAARQGGAVPIVLEMHSHSADNLADLGRRLIQLPKPLGIMGFGDSDAAYVMRACRLVGLAVPEQVAVIGAGNDEMSCELAPVPISSVRLDDYRHGYESAKVLDDLMSGRAAPKGPLLIEPLGVVHRQSTDILAVPDVTVAKALRYIWQNITNSRLSVTEVAAFAGISVSSLNNAFKQHLGTPIGWQIRHKRLTAAMDLLGNSRRKVKEIATLCGYRDEEHLRSTLRGRTGLSPRAWRKQNPGGDGG